GTTATATCATTCTAAGGTTTTAAAGCAGCCCTTGGATGCAGCAGCTACATCTTTGTACCAAATGTAAACACTTACATCTTGAATTgactgaaaacaaaataattgcattcagaggaaagaaaaaaaaaatttcacagcTAATAAATAAACAAGCAAAACTTAAATATCAGTACATACAACAAtacacacagaatatacaaccATTATAGTCAATCATGAAATCCTTTTAAAGCTTACTTGAGCATCAGCTTGAGACGTGACATGCCATTCAAACGAGACATCTCGATCCTTTGATTTGTTGGTCACAAAAACCATTCTCCTTGATCGACTAAACAGTGGCAGATTTCCAAAAGAAATTCTTTCTTGTGACAGGTACATTAACTGtggacagaaaaaaatcaaattaatcattcttaaataaaaaaaatgattttgcctacACCAGAAATGAAGGAAAAAGTTTAATACGGAAAAAGTGTAATGTCAGATTTATGAACTGCCCTACCTGTCCAGGTACAGAAACACTCTGGACCCCCGGGACACCAGTCAGATCTTGCTGGTCAGTGATTGGCATGGTGTCTCCCATCACCCTCCTGTCAAAGCCCACACCTGTATATGTCACTATAGCTGTGTCCCCATTGTGGACATGGATTGGAACGTCAATctacaaaaaaacaaatttgtaaaaaagaacTTGCAGGTAATATTAATGCTAGCTactttatataccggtacatatatatacattgctATACGAAAGTCACAAGGTAAAGGTAAAGGTAAAGCTGAGGTAAGAAATATACCATGTATGTCTTGGCCTCTATGGGAGAGAATCTCCATTCCACAGAGAAAGATCTTCCAGGTGGAATTTCTCCAACAGGTGTTAGACATTCAAAGATAGGCTGGTCAAAGTTCTCCTAAAAAATACAAGGTAGTTTTGATACTTAAAATCTTACAAACTCATTAAACATTTATTCCAAATTAATAGTGATATAACTTTCTCTGAAAATTgaagtacatttgtatttgcAATTGGTAATTCCTTATGGATTTCATCTTGGAAACGAGAGTATATTTTACCTGACGAAGGAGTTCTAGAGGTGCAAGGTCAAAGTTGAACTTGACAGGTGTAGCACCACCGTTATACAGCTCATACACCTGCTTGGGACTGACTTTTTCACCAACAGCAACAGGTGTAAACATGTGTTTGTTGGAAGGGAAATGGATGTACTTCCTCTCTGGTTCAACAGTCACTCCAATAAAATTCAACTGAAAATAGGAtagaaaacaatatatacatttgttgattttatcACTGAATTGTACTTTGTAATGTTTCTCATCTATTTGGaattttcctttaattaaaatcaattctaGATATATGCATGATAGAATGTGGGTCTTACCAGAATTTCCCTGCCCCTGGCCAGTTTCAGGAGGACGGGCAGTCTATCAGTGCCGGCCATGGTGTGTCTGTAGGTGAAGCTGACCGTCCTACACTCCCCGGGCTCCAGTTTGCCCTGCTGGGGATTGATGGAGAACAGCTTGTTGTCCATCACCTTCATCTGcacacatcaaaacaaatatttaggATAAGTCACACACAAAGGCACAAAGCCAGACAATGACAGGATAAATTCATAACAAAGAGGGGAGGTTCCAGTTAACACATACCTCATGCAGTTCATCTTCGTCAAACTCTCCAGTTTCCGCCCAGTATTCCAACTCCAACTGGAGATCAGCTGGGAACAAGAATGACCTACAAGGAGATAAGAAATTACAATATGACATTTTCCTGGCATGTCAATCAAATCCATTCTTTAATAAGAATTTTCTGTGGAGCTTTGTTTGAGGATCTCTGGTTACCATTCTGTGGCTACGGTTCCTGTGTTCTCAAACATGAGGTTTACAACACATGGCTCACTGTCTAGTGGGGCCGCACTGAAGTTGAAGTCCATAATGGCTCTGGTGTACACAGGAGGTCTTCTAGCATGGCTATACAATAGGAATTgacaaacattttaattcattgacattattttatgtaaacactTTGTAATCATAGAATGGAAATAATATCATCTAATTAGTACCTGTGTCTGGTGGCCACACTGTATCTGAGCTCCTCAGCAGAAGGATCAGAGTCCAAGCACAGGTTCAGACTGTAAATAATCACATCAGGGATTCAGTTGACTTAGTTACTACCTCTATATTTCAGTGAAATGGTCACATATATATGAACTATGAAATTGAGTTACAATTATGCTGGGCTTGATAGAGTACGTACTTGTCCAGAGAGAAGAGAGCCCAGAGTTGCTTTTTACTGATGCCAACAGCGCTGCCGTAACAGCGGGCATCACTGACTGCCATCACTGGGAACACCCCGGTGGTCAGCACGTGACACAGGTGCTGGGGCTCTTGTACCTTGGAATCGACCACTTGTCCTGACAAAATATTCAACAGATTCATAAGAATACTTCATTTTTGTCATAAAAGATACTGACATTCACTActcaaacataaataaaattccaaatataaagatacaaaataaatattcataattataatgaaaCTTTTAAGTCAAAATGAAATCTCACCATTAGGAGTAATGAGTTTGTAGGAGATGGCAAACTGATAGTTGACTCTCCTGATTGGCTTGACGGTGGCCAGGATACTATGTCGAGATCTGGCAGGCAGAACTCCCTCAGTTCTATCCAGTATCAAGGctatagacaaaaaaaaatcagcaaacaaaaaataaatcaaaacctTTTACTATTATTCAACTTAAAATTTatctcaataaaaaataaaacttgaaaccagcgtctgATAAATTATATACATCAGATAATGCAATGCCTATAACTGATAGAAATTTcagaaattcattaaatcaaatACCCGCCAACTTGTTGTTAACTTATTTCCATCAAATATTACGCATGctaaataaaataagtttacaGTATTCAAGTGCATTCGTTTACACCGATATCAATTACCGAGTTTATCGTCCTTGGTGATCTCCTCTGGGTAGGGGCCATCCATGGACTGGTCAATGATAAGACTGTAGTGTAGACTACAGCTACTGTTGTTGATGATACTGATCATCTTAGTGGTGGAGCTCCCAACCACCACATCACCAAAGTCAAGGTACGTGTTGTCACACTAAAACCAAATATAAATGCTTGATAAGTTTTTATACTGGGAGAGTAAAATCTTCCATGAGACTAAAATTTCCTTGATTTGTTATTTAGGTTTGAGGGTAtctaattttattgttaattcaaattcaaaactCAAAATTACTCCAAGTCACATTTGATGAGGAGGCCTGGTCTTTTTAATTGTGAGATGTTTTTGGTATTGCTGATTTTAATTGTATCAGAATCTCTTACCTTGATGTCTCCAATGGAGCCCTCTCCAATAGCCCTGACAGAGAACTGTTTCTTCTTGCCCCCTGAGGAGGAGCTGTGGAATCCCTGGCCCCACACAATCAAGCAGGGCTTCATGAGATATTTCTCCTCGGCAGTGGGAACAAACGACCAAGTGTGGGCCTGTAGAGACAAGTGGCAATATTCTACTATCTAATTCACATTATAGTAAAGGATGTATTCATCAACTataagtagtacatgtactttaatttgagagaaattttgaaaattaaaaaaattatctttgatattataaatatggAATTCctaatagaattttttatttttattttttgacaggTTCATTACAACAAACAGgctagaataaaaaaaattgaaggaaTATTCTTTTGGTCATATTGAATtccgtttattttttttatagatatactGATTTGAGAGGATGAACCTTATGTTTATTGTCTAACATGTGTTCCAATCTTTACTGAATGATTATCAGTACCTGTGACTCGTTTGGCTGAATAATGCCTGAAGTTGGGTTGACAGACAATATTTGTTTATCCTTGTGAACCATTTTCCATTCAAATCTGAAACAGAGAAacaaaaacattgttttaaatgtgtttaaaaatacTAAATCCTAATTTTGATTGGTCATTCCCAAGTAAgatgatataccggtattcttGTACCCTTACCTGAGTGGAATTCTGGAGACGTTTTTGATGGTGTATTGCTTGGTGGTGGAGGTCCCAATACAGGTCTGCTTGAAGTACATCACTCCCTCTGTGTCCAGTATCACCTCGGGGGACTCAGCAGACCCCCACAGCTCAACACACTGAGaacacaaaaaatcaaatattgtaacAAAGCACTGGACTTTTGGTATGAAACTCCAAATTGTTATACAATATGACAACAACTTCTAGTACTGGTACTAGCTTCCTTACAAAGTCAATTATGACACTGGTTCCTTTTTAATGTCTGACAAAATCTCTAGAATTTAATGAATTGTGACATGGTATGTACCTTGTTGTATTTTTCATCATCATTGAGTTTGAAGGTAAGATCATGTTTATAGTGCTTCACTTCACTTGGTGTGATCTTCACCACAAAGATCTGTTGCTGTCCCTTCAGCAAAGCTTTGGCTGGCTTGACAGTGTACGTGCTAAAGCAGAAAGATaaaaggttttctttattttttccctTATAAAACATAACTTTCAtcacaaaatgatttaaaaacaattaaaaaaaacagttaCCAGTAGCTGAAATTCActattaattgataaattctaaAACGCAAAGGGTGACAAATTCTTGAGATATTTGATAGACATTGAACAAGTTGCCTTACTTTGATGGGTCCTTCTGGATGTCAAACAAGATGGGGGTAGTCCCATTGTTGGTCAACATGAGAGTCCTGTAGGTAGATTCCTTAGCATTTACAGCAGGGAAAACAAGACGTGTAGTGTCGAATGAGACCCTTGGAAGGAAAGTCTCATTGTTTGGCTGGAATGTCTGACCTATTTAATGAATACATTGAATACATGCAGTAAAACAATGAATAGAAAAGATAGCTGATGGGCAGTATGTAAATTTCAGAGGTTGATTACTAGAATAATGGTTCACAAGTTTCAAAGAAAGCTTTTCCCAACACAGTTGTTCAATTCTTTCAAATTTACTCTACCTCAACacacatgtagtacatgtatagccTAAACATATAAATGCTTAAGTACCTACCagcatattgttttattaaaattctgTTTATAAATTTCATAAAGAACATTATGACAATCTACCTGCACAGGTGAGAGTGAGGCACCAAGGGGGGCAGTGGGTGTTGTCCTCCACCAGGCGGTAATCCCTCAAACTCTTGTAGTATGCAAAGCACTCTAATTCTGCTCCATAGAACTGGTTAGGAACCGTCTGAACAAAACAAGCATTATTTTGATAGAGTTTAATTATCTTTCTCAAAGGTTAAATTAACGGTATCATGGAAGATTCTATCTATCAATCATGAAATCTCTGAAAAGTAATATTGAAACTAACAGGTTTGAAAGTGACTTGGAAAGCACAAGACTTGAGGGGAGGGATGTCCATGGTCATTGGCATGACAGAGAAGGTCCGATCGTTCCCACAATTCCACTGAATGGTTACCTTCCCATAGGTGTGATTTGTCACATTGATGATCTGGGGAGATGTAAAACAAAAGTCAAATATGGTTTTCAAAATGGATGGATTTATTCGTGAGCAAAACATTCATGTGTATGTGCTGTTTCTTTGACGGATAATTGCTTTTTtatcatatgaaaatgaaacatGTGTGATTGAACAGGGACTACCATACACACCTTGTCCTCTATGACTCTGAGGTTTGAACAGTTTGCAAAGTCTGCAATATTTGTATCGACGCTGACATGAGGAACTGAATTCTACAATCAAAGTTACAACATtgacaaataaatgaatgataCAAATAATCACAGTTCATGTAACCTGTGGACAAATTATTACAGAACACAGTATCCAAATGCCTTGTCAATAGTTAGTAGCAAGGAAAACAAGGTATTACAATGTAATAATTATGGAAATTATAGAGaattataattgaaattttgtttgaatttttggttcatttctttttttcagtatTTATGGAGTCACAATATTTGTGTTCTCTTGACAAATTACCGTAAGGCTTACATTGATATCACAGTGGAAGCCATCGTTGAAGTACTCATCCATGGGAGGAACAACGGGCAGGGTTCTCTCTGTATCTGTCTCCGACTTCTGAATAAAATATAGCAAATGTCATAAAACTATTGTATAGAATAAATCTGTTTCTTAAgcttgtatatgtatatgtacaacTATGTACACAAGTTAGTCCATTGTTGTTTCATTGATGCAGATGCAGAAGTAAATTCATAGTTATTACTGCTAGctgatttacaattttttcattgatgGCAATGATACTAAGAAAAATTGGATCTCAAATAACAAAACACAAtacaaagttttacataattGACCTGTAAATAACAGCAAAAAACAAAGAATCAAATATTTCACATATCACCAGGGCATTTTTATCCCTATCTGGCAATACTATTTGGACATCCACCTGTTAAAGAGTGCAAATAAACTCAACTCCTACTATCGGggtatatataaaaatcaatataatgtTTTCAAAAGATCTGATTTTATGCTTCAAAGAATCAGGACAGAAACTTACTTCTGGAAGCATTAGACATCCAGCATCATCCAATTCAATCTTTCCTGATTTCAAGCTTTCATTCAGTTGCTGAAAGGCAAGTCATACAACTTTCATTACAATGGCAAatttaaactatttaaaaaattccattTCTATTGGTTTAAAAATAGATGTGTCTAGATCAATACTGTGTTTTTATCTTACCTCAGGTGGATAGACAGACAGACCCCTCTCCACATGACATTTGTATTTGTCCAAGTGCCTTGACAACAACACTGCTGGCTTAACAAGCTCTGAGTGACATGTTCCAAGAAGATCCAAAAACAAGGGTCCCTAACAAACAAGATGTTTAACTTTTCTTGTAAGGATGGCTTGTCAAGTATTCAAGACTTTAATGAGCAAATTATAGTAAGAGGTGCATGAGTACGAAGAAGACAGTGTCTGACCTGGTTATGAACCATACAGGTGAGTTTCCTGTAGTAGTTGATGGGGTGCTGTGGAACAAACTTCATCACAACTGTCATGGATGTGTTTGGTCGGATCACTCCAGAGGTCTTCTCCAGTTTAAACACACTCTCATTGCAATCCAAcataaactataaaaaaaatatgaactgTGAATATGTAATCATCATGTCAAATACAAGTAGGCAATTCATTTTTCTTGAAAAGATTGAAAATTTATATAGTTTTCTACAATTGGGGTTTCATAAAAACTATTTACATATCGGgtatatcaaaatttgtttgacagGAAAAATTAAAGCAACACATTAAAATGGACTAcggtaaatattataaattgtcaaagaaaattACCTGAAATGTGGCTTCCACTTCTGAGTTGTTTACAATATCCACTGTCTTCGTACCCACAGCTCCCAGGTCGATCTGCATAAAATTAACACTCTTTGCTCCGAGATGTACACTTGGCCCTGAAAAACAAAGgattatgaaatgaaattctGAATTCTACATATATGTTCATTGATTTTCACTTTTAATATTACAACTATTGATATATGTAACATATTTGCACCTTTCGAGGATCCGACACATTTGATGACAGCTTTGCTGATGTTACCAATGGCAACAACATTGAAATAGTCTGTGGATGTAGTATCTACTGTGTTTGGGCTGTAGGTAACCTGAATGGAGAAAGAAAATGAAGTACATATATGTTGGTAAATATCTTATACGACGTCAAGGTGCATGTGACGTTGTGAGACATtgctattatgacgtcatcataATATGACGTCATGGTAACGttacaatattatgtttatgtTCAAATTAGTCTAGATAAACCAGTCAAAGCGTTCAGATGTGTTTTCATTCTATCTGACTCAAAGACCACTATACAACCGCGACattttggtgccgtgaccaaaCGGAGAGATGATTTCTAAACTTAGAGCAGTTCGTTCAGGACAAAGAAGTGCTGTAACAAGACTTTTGAGAAAATTGGAAGAATCCTTTTCAGAGGAAAACAATTCAGAGGATACAGAAACTATAATAGCGCTACTGGAGGAGAAACAAGACATGTTAGAGAAAATCAACAGCCAGATCCTACAAGAATTATCGAGTGAAGAAGAGATCCAAATGGAAAACAGAGATTCAGTTGAGTACATGTTCCATTTAAGACTAAGATTAGCAGAACTGACAAAGAGCGCTTCATCTACCAAGACTTTAGAGAATGTTCATCAATCTACATCCatcaatttaaatgtaaatgcacAAGAGTTTGCGCAATGCAATGACATGTCACAAGGTAACCCAGGAAACCCTAAGACTCATTATACTGTGGACAAAAAAGATGAGGATTATATCTGGGATTTACAACTACTAAGGAGAGGTGTAAAGGTAGAGCCATGCATTCAAGATGCTGGACAGGTTACCAATCTAAGATCAAGCCAGGAATCCCAGGAATTCATTCCAGCAGCTAACTTGGTTGCTGGGTCAAGTCATAAAAAGATTAACAAGCCACAAAAGTTTGTTAAGCTATGTTTATTCTGCAATGGGAACCATTCGCCAACAACTTGCCATATTATTCAAGATTGTGAAGTGAGAATATCCATCATAAAAGAAAGACAAGTATGCTTCAATTGTTTAGGGAAACACAAAGTAAATAATTGTCAGTCACGTTTCAAATGCAGGATTTGTAAGAAGACTCACCACACCAGCATATGTTACAAGTCGCAATTCCTGAAGCCATCATCTAAGAGCTCAGTCACAAATTTAGAGAGGACAAAGGAGAAAGAGTCACATCAACTAGAGCAGTTAATCCAACTACATTACTCAAAACAGCTGAAAGGAGATTGAAGTAAAGAGGAAGAGAAAGTACCCACATCCAAGGAGACAAACACACTGAATACCAAACTACAGAAGAGAGAAACTGCTCAGTCAAGAacagaaaaacagaaaaaaccAGCTTCCAACACAGTCGTTAATAAAAAGAAGGAAGACCAAGCACAAGAAGATCTGGTGGAAAAACTTAAATCAGAGATTTTGCAGTTAAGGAGAGAGAATTTCAAACTAAGAAGAAATTCATCATTCAAGAATCACAAAATCCAGAAAATCCAGAGAGAAAATTCAGTTTTAGAACAGAAGATGAAGATCCTAGAAGATTTGAACAACCAGCTTCAAGCACAAATGCTGAAAATTCAATCCAACGTGGAAACATGCAGTGAGACCTTCACCACATCACAGGAAATGGCAAACAAAGATACAGCAGATTTGAGACACTACCTGGATGAGCTAGAACTTCGAGTGATCAATCTGGAGATGGGAAAGAATATTGCTACTTTAGAGGAGATTATGAAACAAAATTCATCCTTGATGACACAGCTATGGAAATTGGATCCATATACCCATAACAACTTGGAGAAATTCAACTTCTATAGAGCATTTGGAGAAAACATTATTCATCAGAGACATTACCACAATAGAACAGGAGCTACATTCAACGAATTCAAGATTGGAGAATTGGTCCAAGAACATACTGACTTTcccaaaatatgaaaatcagaGCCAGAGTTGATAAGTGAAAGACTTTCTCGTTAACATTTTCAAGACACAACGCGAACCTATTAtgaacttttaatttttgtaaattgtgattttgtacattttgcGGCCCGGAGTATGTTGGTAAATATCTTATACGACGTCAAGGTGCATGTGACGTTGTGAGACATtgctattatgacgtcatcataATATGACGTCATGGTAACGttacaatattatgtttatgtTCAAATTAGTCTAGATAAACCAGTCAAAGCGTTCAGATGTGTTTTCATTCTATCTGACTCAAAGACCACTATACAACCGCGACAATATACTTGGTAAATATATTCTGAAATTATTCTCACCTAAAGGTGATTCTTcttttcaatgcatttaaaaaatatatatgactattgaaaaatatttcaccACATACTGGAATCCGGACGTAGCTCATTGGGGGTACAACTCCCTCTCTCTGTGGACAATCAAACACAGTGTCAATACGACTCATCTTGGAGGGATGTTGCACCTTGTAAGGAGCACGCACCTGTATAgaaaaaacattaacatttacaaaatatcaacaatacaATAAAAACATCTGCAACAGCTTAACAAAGCTGATTGACATTTTTAACCTtcatacacacacacaatatCGTAAAATGAGACATGTACCACCACCCTTATTAAAACACTATCGATACCAAAACATCCCTAGTACTTATAAACATCCTGCATTATAAATGACATGTGTATGTAGATCTACATATAAGCAATGAGAAATCTTACAGGGGCCAGGTTATGGAGCTCCACCCACTTCTGTATGGTTGTTCCCACAGGTGTTGGAGAAAACTTAATTTCAGCTTCATGATTGTTGGAGTTCAAACTGTTGGAAGGCTTTCCAGCAGAAGACACCAGAATGTGGGGGTATTTTCCTGTgaaatcataaaagtttaaaatcaaaatcctgcttatatacatgattttgcacaataaatattattaaactgGATAAGAATGTGTTTTGTAATGTCTTAAAATTATACCTATTCCTTCCATTTTTGTAACTTTTCCCTGTACTAGGTCTGGTCCATATCTACACACTGCTTCTCCTTGGAAAACACAAGCAGTCTGCAGAAAAGAGTGaagatatataataaataaaaaatacatggtgtaatattgtttaaattcacACATACAAGCTATTAGTATTCACTTAATACATTGTagtttcttttaaaagtaatacaatatgaaaatcaaatgtAAAGGTGTCATTTCCACAATGTAAACatgcttcttcttttttttaattaaatgaaatgcaaGTTTAATACTTTATCCTCCAATATTCAGTCTTATTTAATAGCCCCACATACAGATTAACTGTAATCAAGCTTATGTTGCATAGCAAACAAAAtcttaca
The nucleotide sequence above comes from Magallana gigas chromosome 2, xbMagGiga1.1, whole genome shotgun sequence. Encoded proteins:
- the LOC105325566 gene encoding cilia- and flagella-associated protein 65 isoform X2; this encodes MPSVVEVSQPVAVATAPQPMKQYVPQMTQFSSMEKTNYHGIEVINEIVWQGWEPGREYTKNIVLKNVNVKTQKIKYKVPNTRFFTTLYPKPVVLSAGTSFSLPVTFRPLEKVVYNDKIEFHLKDGSFEVPIRAVLPQVDISVPEFLDFNMCAAKDVVHTAFEVKNTGDLETKIEWEVKAPFTIEPSAAILKSGAVRQFRATFTPITACVFQGEAVCRYGPDLVQGKVTKMEGIGKYPHILVSSAGKPSNSLNSNNHEAEIKFSPTPVGTTIQKWVELHNLAPVRAPYKVQHPSKMSRIDTVFDCPQREGVVPPMSYVRIPVTYSPNTVDTTSTDYFNVVAIGNISKAVIKCVGSSKGPSVHLGAKSVNFMQIDLGAVGTKTVDIVNNSEVEATFQFMLDCNESVFKLEKTSGVIRPNTSMTVVMKFVPQHPINYYRKLTCMVHNQGPLFLDLLGTCHSELVKPAVLLSRHLDKYKCHVERGLSVYPPEQLNESLKSGKIELDDAGCLMLPEKSETDTERTLPVVPPMDEYFNDGFHCDINNSVPHVSVDTNIADFANCSNLRVIEDKIINVTNHTYGKVTIQWNCGNDRTFSVMPMTMDIPPLKSCAFQVTFKPTVPNQFYGAELECFAYYKSLRDYRLVEDNTHCPPWCLTLTCAGQTFQPNNETFLPRVSFDTTRLVFPAVNAKESTYRTLMLTNNGTTPILFDIQKDPSNTYTVKPAKALLKGQQQIFVVKITPSEVKHYKHDLTFKLNDDEKYNKCVELWGSAESPEVILDTEGVMYFKQTCIGTSTTKQYTIKNVSRIPLRFEWKMVHKDKQILSVNPTSGIIQPNESQAHTWSFVPTAEEKYLMKPCLIVWGQGFHSSSSGGKKKQFSVRAIGEGSIGDIKCDNTYLDFGDVVVGSSTTKMISIINNSSCSLHYSLIIDQSMDGPYPEEITKDDKLALILDRTEGVLPARSRHSILATVKPIRRVNYQFAISYKLITPNGQVVDSKVQEPQHLCHVLTTGVFPVMAVSDARCYGSAVGISKKQLWALFSLDNLNLCLDSDPSAEELRYSVATRHSHARRPPVYTRAIMDFNFSAAPLDSEPCVVNLMFENTGTVATEWSFLFPADLQLELEYWAETGEFDEDELHEMKVMDNKLFSINPQQGKLEPGECRTVSFTYRHTMAGTDRLPVLLKLARGREILLNFIGVTVEPERKYIHFPSNKHMFTPVAVGEKVSPKQVYELYNGGATPVKFNFDLAPLELLRQENFDQPIFECLTPVGEIPPGRSFSVEWRFSPIEAKTYMIDVPIHVHNGDTAIVTYTGVGFDRRVMGDTMPITDQQDLTGVPGVQSVSVPGQLMYLSQERISFGNLPLFSRSRRMVFVTNKSKDRDVSFEWHVTSQADAQYLSISPVRGRLSPGESRMCRVVFIACGVPSFYDLDLVCEATDEMEMDKYKKELAAWEKEKFRQKYEFCITENDLDADKRIYDDVEIVERPSSRLRSLEEKKMEVEGELTKYKTLPPIKQLSPDERKALESRKKKKEKDLWEKPSPPVPFLLHLGLTARTHDIREFQATFPEEYSNYFVDRSLSEMASKAKKQALAQSTSTIIPCSTGEADVISGVLSNVLRGLLDDSNFHDAVKKVINDDIPYYAQIGERPAVAPPIEMRAGPSGKTKSVQEESPREEMSRVSSATLPVSPEATPPSSAGSKKSLKSEKKKSRKTKTPPRHTIEEIEKVKKEGSRIKEKQDMKKLSEFGNVAESIIENTMLNIMTEALSEEFNITARPRFIALPKRTASAKSRQSCQNNKKN
- the LOC105325566 gene encoding cilia- and flagella-associated protein 65 isoform X1 — protein: MQVELSLLLNALASNIATRPSLFYLHHGGRSITRKSDMPSVVEVSQPVAVATAPQPMKQYVPQMTQFSSMEKTNYHGIEVINEIVWQGWEPGREYTKNIVLKNVNVKTQKIKYKVPNTRFFTTLYPKPVVLSAGTSFSLPVTFRPLEKVVYNDKIEFHLKDGSFEVPIRAVLPQVDISVPEFLDFNMCAAKDVVHTAFEVKNTGDLETKIEWEVKAPFTIEPSAAILKSGAVRQFRATFTPITACVFQGEAVCRYGPDLVQGKVTKMEGIGKYPHILVSSAGKPSNSLNSNNHEAEIKFSPTPVGTTIQKWVELHNLAPVRAPYKVQHPSKMSRIDTVFDCPQREGVVPPMSYVRIPVTYSPNTVDTTSTDYFNVVAIGNISKAVIKCVGSSKGPSVHLGAKSVNFMQIDLGAVGTKTVDIVNNSEVEATFQFMLDCNESVFKLEKTSGVIRPNTSMTVVMKFVPQHPINYYRKLTCMVHNQGPLFLDLLGTCHSELVKPAVLLSRHLDKYKCHVERGLSVYPPEQLNESLKSGKIELDDAGCLMLPEKSETDTERTLPVVPPMDEYFNDGFHCDINNSVPHVSVDTNIADFANCSNLRVIEDKIINVTNHTYGKVTIQWNCGNDRTFSVMPMTMDIPPLKSCAFQVTFKPTVPNQFYGAELECFAYYKSLRDYRLVEDNTHCPPWCLTLTCAGQTFQPNNETFLPRVSFDTTRLVFPAVNAKESTYRTLMLTNNGTTPILFDIQKDPSNTYTVKPAKALLKGQQQIFVVKITPSEVKHYKHDLTFKLNDDEKYNKCVELWGSAESPEVILDTEGVMYFKQTCIGTSTTKQYTIKNVSRIPLRFEWKMVHKDKQILSVNPTSGIIQPNESQAHTWSFVPTAEEKYLMKPCLIVWGQGFHSSSSGGKKKQFSVRAIGEGSIGDIKCDNTYLDFGDVVVGSSTTKMISIINNSSCSLHYSLIIDQSMDGPYPEEITKDDKLALILDRTEGVLPARSRHSILATVKPIRRVNYQFAISYKLITPNGQVVDSKVQEPQHLCHVLTTGVFPVMAVSDARCYGSAVGISKKQLWALFSLDNLNLCLDSDPSAEELRYSVATRHSHARRPPVYTRAIMDFNFSAAPLDSEPCVVNLMFENTGTVATEWSFLFPADLQLELEYWAETGEFDEDELHEMKVMDNKLFSINPQQGKLEPGECRTVSFTYRHTMAGTDRLPVLLKLARGREILLNFIGVTVEPERKYIHFPSNKHMFTPVAVGEKVSPKQVYELYNGGATPVKFNFDLAPLELLRQENFDQPIFECLTPVGEIPPGRSFSVEWRFSPIEAKTYMIDVPIHVHNGDTAIVTYTGVGFDRRVMGDTMPITDQQDLTGVPGVQSVSVPGQLMYLSQERISFGNLPLFSRSRRMVFVTNKSKDRDVSFEWHVTSQADAQYLSISPVRGRLSPGESRMCRVVFIACGVPSFYDLDLVCEATDEMEMDKYKKELAAWEKEKFRQKYEFCITENDLDADKRIYDDVEIVERPSSRLRSLEEKKMEVEGELTKYKTLPPIKQLSPDERKALESRKKKKEKDLWEKPSPPVPFLLHLGLTARTHDIREFQATFPEEYSNYFVDRSLSEMASKAKKQALAQSTSTIIPCSTGEADVISGVLSNVLRGLLDDSNFHDAVKKVINDDIPYYAQIGERPAVAPPIEMRAGPSGKTKSVQEESPREEMSRVSSATLPVSPEATPPSSAGSKKSLKSEKKKSRKTKTPPRHTIEEIEKVKKEGSRIKEKQDMKKLSEFGNVAESIIENTMLNIMTEALSEEFNITARPRFIALPKRTASAKSRQSCQNNKKN